One Astyanax mexicanus isolate ESR-SI-001 chromosome 3, AstMex3_surface, whole genome shotgun sequence genomic region harbors:
- the si:ch211-80h18.1 gene encoding spidroin-2 isoform X11: protein MLSRNLIIASVAVVILATTVSTAPVEDKEPEENDFEAEEGEEELSEEEDDDDDSKGQHMKGAGAQQATVVPKGPGVTALPGTSLVGQSPNGQKLNGEGAAQASFGSSSGSSAAASSAAVDDINGNNGKDTQALPSGSSYHDSSVSGHGGSTSGAVPAGAIIIAVGHGSSGSKVPGTVGTSHSDTISHGLTSHVSLSHVSPVQESPGHASPGQASSGHASPGHASPGQSSSGHASPGHASPGQSSSGHASPGQSSSGHASPGHASPGQSSSGQSSSGHASPGHASPGHASPGQSSSGHASPGHASPGHASPGHASPGHASSGHASPGHASPGHASPGHASPGHASSGHASPGHASPGHASPGHASPGHASPGHMSSVQASGHVSSQAGSAQTSGSAFVSSEIHSQPAASESAGEMPETESNGNGHKQLINGLDNGHPGLDHYMEGTTQVDLTGGFDTFGSSSHLEFTGMMDQSNHDFLIGLMGGMGDGFAPDPYTDTIGMPSDRTAAPPAAMTTCIITSAVPADHMGLAFQVESTAGPGPGHPASSSSSPETPADPSGAHHSPAGTGPAASLHLPGSFDNGAHPSSPGDTTGGAATFEMMSHADPSFMDYTEGAEYNGNDYNGYNDHNGAESPDINGNGRHRPVIDIHRGDPAGTGIHTDLSSPDLQAVVSETPHTAGEQLGPDAHTDTGVLDLKQPTLSPLSSITADGAVTGAETQTDLTGLAGEPVTSRLSQVDVTAMSHAIYSSSAPDTSGYEGAGVTEGILNHTDSVFEAGLGFTGASQTGDGVGQSERAVTGGTLGVSSQTDAVGTATSEPQGTLGGPSRLGATEQTQRAVPAGEQYHTSGQGPEGAENVELEDSC from the exons ATGTTGTCACG AAATCTTATAATTGCCTCGGTAGCAgttgtcatcctggcaacaacaGTTTCAACTGCTCCAGTTGAAG ACAAAGAACCCGAGGAGAATGACTTTGAAGCAGAGGAGGGTGAAGAAGAGCTCTCAGAGGAAGAAGACG ATGATGATGACTCCAAAGGTCAACATATGAAGG GAGCCGGAGCCCAGCAAGCCACAGTGGTGCCCAAAGGCCCAG GTGTGACCGCTCTACCTGGCACGTCTCTGGTGGGCCAGTCTCCAAATG GTCAGAAACTGAATGGAGAAGGCGCTGCACAAGCAAGCTTTGGCT CATCCAGTGGTTCctcagcagcagcatcatcagcagcagtagATGATATTAATG GAAACAATGGAAAAGACACCCAAGCCTTGCCCTCTGGCTCAAGTTATCACG ATTCAAGTGTGTCTGGACACGGTGGGTCCACATCAGGAGCAGTACCTGCAG GTGCCATTATAATTGCAGTTGGTCATGGGAGCTCAGGGTCAAAAGTCCCTG GTACAGTTGGGACATCACACTCAGACACTATTTCTCACg GCTTAACAAGCCATGTTTCACTGAGCCATGTATCACCTGTCCAAGAATCGCCTGGCCATGCATCACCAGGTCAGGCATCATCAGGCCATGCATCACCAGGCCACGCATCACCAGGCCAGTCATCATCAGGCCACGCGTCACCAGGCCACGCGTCACCAGGCCAGTCATCATCAGGCCACGCGTCACCAGGCCAGTCATCATCAGGCCACGCGTCACCAGGCCACGCGTCACCAGGCCAGTCATCATCAGGCCAGTCATCATCAGGCCATGCATCACCAGGCCACGCATCACCAGGCCACGCATCACCAGGCCAGTCATCATCAGGCCACGCATCACCAGGCCACGCATCACCAGGCCACGCATCACCAGGCCACGCATCACCAGGCCACGCGTCATCAGGCCACGCGTCACCAGGCCACGCATCACCAGGCCACGCATCACCAGGCCACGCATCACCAGGCCACGCGTCATCAGGCCACGCGTCACCAGGCCACGCATCACCAGGCCACGCATCACCAGGCCACGCATCACCAGGCCACGCATCACCAGGGCACATGTCATCAGTCCAAGCATCAGGCCACGTGTCAAGTCAGGCAGGATCGGCCCAGACCAGTGGTTCAGCTTTTGTCTCCTCTGAGATCCATTCTCAACCAGCAG CCTCTGAGTCAGCAGGAGAGATGCCAGAAACTGAGAGCAATG GCAATGGACACAAGCAGCTGATTAATGGACTTGATAATGGACATCCAG GTTTGGATCACTACATGGAGGGAACGACACAAGTAGACTTGACAG GTGGTTTTGATACTTTTGGATCAAGTTCACACCTGGAATTTACAG GCATGATGGACCAGTCCAACCATGACTTCCTCATTGGTTTAATGG GTGGCATGGGGGACGGTTTCGCTCCAGATCCCTACACCGATACTATAGGTATGCCCTCTGACCGCACcgctgctccaccagccgctatGACCACATGTATAATCACTTCTGCTGTCCCAGCAGATCACATGGGACTCGCTTTTCAGGTAGAGTCAACAG CTGGGCCGGGTCCAGGACATCCAGCCAGTAGCAGTTCATCTCCAGAAACTCCAGCAG aCCCGTCAGGTGCTCATCACTCTCCTGCAGGAACTGGACCAGCTGCTTCCCTCCACTTACCTG GGTCTTTCGATAATGGTGCTCACCCCAGCTCACCTGGAGATACGACAG GTGGAGCTGCAACCTTTGAAATGATGTCACACGCAGATCCGTCCTTTATGGATTATACAG AGGGAGCAGAATATAACGGAAATGATTACAACGGATACAACGATCACAACGGTGCAGAATCACCTGATATTAACG GAAACGGACGCCACAGACCAGTGATAGATATACACAGAG GTGATCCTGCTGGAACTGGAATTCACACTGATCTAA GTTCTCCAGATCTGCAGGCTGTTGTTTCAGAGACTCCGCACACAGCCG GTGAGCAGCTGGGCCCGGACGCTCACACCGACACAG GAGTTCTGGATTTAAAACAGCCCACCCTCAGTCCCCTCAGCAGCATCACCG CAGACGGAGCGGTCACAGGGGCGGAGACCCAGACAGATCTGACAG GTCTAGCAGGGGAACCAGTGACCAGTAGACTCAGTCAGGTGGACGTTACAG CCATGAGCCACGCCATCTACAGTTCTAGTGCTCCAGATACATCAG GGTATGAAGGAGCGGGAGTAACTGAGGGAATCTTGAATCACACAG ATTCTGTGTTTGAGGCTGGGCTTGGATTTACAG GTGCCTCACAGACAGGTGACGGCGTGGGTCAGAGCGAGCGTGCCG TTACAGGAGGAACGCTGGGAGTCTCGTCACAGACCGATgccgtgggcacgg CTACATCTGAACCTCAAGGGACTCTCGGGGGTCCAA GTCGACTTGGTGCTACGGAACAGACACAACGAGCTG TTCCAGCAGGTGAACAGTACCACACATCTGGTCAGGGTCCTGAAG GTGCAGAAAATGTGGAACTGGAAGATTCCTGCTGA